The Pecten maximus chromosome 11, xPecMax1.1, whole genome shotgun sequence genome has a segment encoding these proteins:
- the LOC117337066 gene encoding b(0,+)-type amino acid transporter 1-like isoform X3, which yields MGKLFSPFKSCIVCIFLAYRLPLASEFGVRMTPSLSGCSALSYAELGTMITRSGAEYAYLKEAFEPMHATLGSIPAFMYAWTSVLILKPALFGVVAMSFALYSTEPFYPCGPPDIVIKLVSVVCLFVVSFINCYSVSLATKVQNIFTVTKLVAVAVITVGGLVMMSRGETEVLHTGFEGTENSLSMIALAFYDGLWAYDGWNNLNYVTEEIQDPHRNLPRAIMIAIPLVTVCYFFTNLSYLTVMSTKELLASAAVATTWGERVLGGFAMLIPISVAFSTFGAANGSCFTGGRVMFVAAREGHLPEVLSYVHVKQYTPLPSLLFSTLLAAILVTLGDIFTLIDYFSFAAWFFYGATMLSLLVLRYTCPDRERPYKVPIIVPVIVLLFSIYLVVAPIVQNPRIEFLYAFLFMISGLFFYVPFVVYKTTFKFTEKVTRFLQLVLLVAPSRYEELVAD from the exons ATGGGGAAGCTATTTTCCCCCTTTAAAAgttgtattgtatgtatttttcttGCATACAGGTTACCGCTTGCCTCTGAGTTTGGAGTAAGGATGACCCCATCATTGAGCGGGTGCA GTGCTTTATCCTATGCAGAATTAGGAACTATGATAACCCGGTCAGGAGCTGAGTACGCCTACCTCAAGGAGGCATTTGAGCCAATGCATGCAACATTGGGGTCGATTCCTGCCTTCATGTACGCATGGACGTCGGTACTGATCCTGAAACCAGCCTTGTTTGGTGTTGTGGCCATGAGCTTTGCCCTATACAGTACAGAGCCTTTCTATCCATGTGGTCCACCAGATATTGTCATAAAGCTGGTGTcagttgtctgtctgt TTGTGGTTTCATTCATCAACTGCTACAGTGTGAGTCTGGCCACCAAAGTACAGAACATCTTTACAGTAACCAAGCTTGTGGCTGTTGCTGTCATCACTGTAGGTGGACTGGTCATGATGAGTAGAG GTGAAACTGAAGTCCTCCACACTGGGTTTGAAGGTACTGAAAATTCACTGTCAATGATAGCCTTAGCTTTCTATGATGGACTTTGGGCATATGATGGATG GAACAATCTTAATTATGTGACAGAAGAAATCCAAGATCCACATAG GAACCTGCCCAGAGCCATCATGATTGCTATTCCTCTAGTGACCGTCTGCTATTTCTTCACCAATTTGTCTTACCTCACTGTCATGTCGACAAAGGAACTTCTGGCTTCTGCTGCTGTTGCCACG ACTTGGGGAGAGCGGGTACTTGGAGGTTTTGCAATGCTCATACCAATCTCTGTGGCATTCTCTACATTTGGTGCTGCTAATGGTTCCTGCTTCACAGGAGGAAG AGTGATGTTTGTGGCTGCCAGGGAAGGCCACCTACCCGAGGTGCTGTCCTACGTTCATGTCAAACAGTATACACCTCTCCCATCTCTTCTATTCTCG ACTTTACTCGCAGCTATTCTTGTAACGTTGGGAGACATCTTCACCTTGATAGATTACTTTAGTTTTGCTGCCTGGTTTTTCTATGGAGCTACCATGTTATCACTGTTGGTCCTCAGGTACACATGTCCTGACCGTGAACGTCCGTACAAG GTGCCAATAATTGTGCCAGTGATTGTCTTGCTTTTCTCCATCTACCTTGTTGTTGCTCCTATCGTACAGAACCCACGGATCGAGTTCCTGTATGCCTTCCTCTTTATGATCAGCGGACTCTTCTTCTATGTCCCCTTTGTTGTGTACAAAACTACATTCAAATTTACAG AAAAAGTGACAAGATTTTTACAACTGGTGCTATTGGTGGCACCAAGCAGATATGAAGAACTTGTCGCCGACTGA
- the LOC117337066 gene encoding b(0,+)-type amino acid transporter 1-like isoform X4, whose translation MWCPVPNGLPLASEFGVRMTPSLSGCSALSYAELGTMITRSGAEYAYLKEAFEPMHATLGSIPAFMYAWTSVLILKPALFGVVAMSFALYSTEPFYPCGPPDIVIKLVSVVCLFVVSFINCYSVSLATKVQNIFTVTKLVAVAVITVGGLVMMSRGETEVLHTGFEGTENSLSMIALAFYDGLWAYDGWNNLNYVTEEIQDPHRNLPRAIMIAIPLVTVCYFFTNLSYLTVMSTKELLASAAVATTWGERVLGGFAMLIPISVAFSTFGAANGSCFTGGRVMFVAAREGHLPEVLSYVHVKQYTPLPSLLFSTLLAAILVTLGDIFTLIDYFSFAAWFFYGATMLSLLVLRYTCPDRERPYKVPIIVPVIVLLFSIYLVVAPIVQNPRIEFLYAFLFMISGLFFYVPFVVYKTTFKFTEKVTRFLQLVLLVAPSRYEELVAD comes from the exons GTTACCGCTTGCCTCTGAGTTTGGAGTAAGGATGACCCCATCATTGAGCGGGTGCA GTGCTTTATCCTATGCAGAATTAGGAACTATGATAACCCGGTCAGGAGCTGAGTACGCCTACCTCAAGGAGGCATTTGAGCCAATGCATGCAACATTGGGGTCGATTCCTGCCTTCATGTACGCATGGACGTCGGTACTGATCCTGAAACCAGCCTTGTTTGGTGTTGTGGCCATGAGCTTTGCCCTATACAGTACAGAGCCTTTCTATCCATGTGGTCCACCAGATATTGTCATAAAGCTGGTGTcagttgtctgtctgt TTGTGGTTTCATTCATCAACTGCTACAGTGTGAGTCTGGCCACCAAAGTACAGAACATCTTTACAGTAACCAAGCTTGTGGCTGTTGCTGTCATCACTGTAGGTGGACTGGTCATGATGAGTAGAG GTGAAACTGAAGTCCTCCACACTGGGTTTGAAGGTACTGAAAATTCACTGTCAATGATAGCCTTAGCTTTCTATGATGGACTTTGGGCATATGATGGATG GAACAATCTTAATTATGTGACAGAAGAAATCCAAGATCCACATAG GAACCTGCCCAGAGCCATCATGATTGCTATTCCTCTAGTGACCGTCTGCTATTTCTTCACCAATTTGTCTTACCTCACTGTCATGTCGACAAAGGAACTTCTGGCTTCTGCTGCTGTTGCCACG ACTTGGGGAGAGCGGGTACTTGGAGGTTTTGCAATGCTCATACCAATCTCTGTGGCATTCTCTACATTTGGTGCTGCTAATGGTTCCTGCTTCACAGGAGGAAG AGTGATGTTTGTGGCTGCCAGGGAAGGCCACCTACCCGAGGTGCTGTCCTACGTTCATGTCAAACAGTATACACCTCTCCCATCTCTTCTATTCTCG ACTTTACTCGCAGCTATTCTTGTAACGTTGGGAGACATCTTCACCTTGATAGATTACTTTAGTTTTGCTGCCTGGTTTTTCTATGGAGCTACCATGTTATCACTGTTGGTCCTCAGGTACACATGTCCTGACCGTGAACGTCCGTACAAG GTGCCAATAATTGTGCCAGTGATTGTCTTGCTTTTCTCCATCTACCTTGTTGTTGCTCCTATCGTACAGAACCCACGGATCGAGTTCCTGTATGCCTTCCTCTTTATGATCAGCGGACTCTTCTTCTATGTCCCCTTTGTTGTGTACAAAACTACATTCAAATTTACAG AAAAAGTGACAAGATTTTTACAACTGGTGCTATTGGTGGCACCAAGCAGATATGAAGAACTTGTCGCCGACTGA